In a genomic window of Melitaea cinxia chromosome 27, ilMelCinx1.1, whole genome shotgun sequence:
- the LOC123666925 gene encoding uncharacterized protein LOC123666925, translating into MLRACDTPAPFCAPSSSARKHANYYRYKCNKIFTNDIDDMIAILANPKWSEDLTIQMIIEYEKRGYLWNPVSENYKNKKVREQGYVEIIKTLNLVDITVKELKNKIKNIRSSYSVELKKIRAARKAGAHAYRPSVTWFEHADRFLRAIVTPSSVDNSLLEIPMSDDSDAVQDLSERKSPEKKCPRKRRSSTRSSTPYVLNTPSPRPSTPFGLNQTSSPFGILLTSTSAPFLNPPVGIATPLTTSLATIYPAPAKQKKSNFDDRSDQSETAQDLSQHSENGNENEFEMFGKLIASQLRKLPLSLALDHESKLQSLISKASDLLLKEVQRVKRTETRRSDADDVLTHVEDNNSGSQVLQAGTLIQVVLNEENAMLKSLQPLLECSMDDKNHLVYCNDIDALFEAFGMEHEPNAWRLFIDSSKTSLKAVLLHNGNTHATGLHKVLLFLVSLGQSRQGKPLHKKVWPLRKAFTPGTENVFYPPLVQKENIIIPPLHIKLELMKNFVKALNREGQAFQYLKKKFTKMADAKLKEGIFIGAHIEELVNDKTFKSTLNSKEKQA; encoded by the exons ATGCTGCGCGCATGCGACACGCCCGCACCCTTCTGTGCTCCTAGTAGCTCTGCTCGTAAACACGCGAATTATTATCGctataaatgtaacaaaatatttacaaatgatatagACGACATGATCGCGATACTAGCCAATCCCAAGTGGAGCGAGGATCTCACCATCCAGATGATAATCGAGTACGAGAAGCGCGGGTACCTCTGGAATCCTGTGTCGGAAAACTACAAGAACAAGAAAGTACGCGAGCAGGGATACGTCGAGATAATAAAAACGCTGAATCTAGTGGATATAACGGTTAAGGAACTgaaaaataagataaagaaTATACGATCGTCGTACAGCGTCGAGTTAAAGAAAATTCGCGCGGCTAGAAAAGCGGGCGCGCATGCGTACCGGCCGAGCGTCACGTGGTTCGAGCACGCAGACAGGTTTCTGCGGGCGATCGTCACTCCGAGCTCC GTGGACAACAGCCTACTCGAAATACCGATGAGCGACGACAGCGACGCCGTTCAGGATCTGAGCGAACGAAAATCACCCGAAAAGAAATGTCCTCGAAAACGTCGTAGTTCAACTAGATCGTCGACTCCGTACGTTTTGAACACGCCATCCCCTCGCCCGAGTACGCCCTTCGGGCTCAATCAAACTTCGTCCCCGTTCGGGATCCTGCTGACCTCGACGTCCGCTCCATTTCTTAATCCCCCTGTCGGTATAGCAACGCCGCTAACTACATCACTCGCAACGATTTATCCCGCGCCGGCGAAACAAAAAAAGAGTAATTTCGACGACCGTAGCGACCAGTCGGAAACAGCGCAGGATTTGAGTCAGCATTCGGAGAACGGGAACGAGAATGAATTCGAAATGTTCGGTAAATTGATTGCGAGCCAGCTTCGTAAATTACCTCTGAGCTTGGCCCTGGATCATGAATCGAAGCTGCAATCGCT tatttCGAAAGCATCTGATTTGCTGCTAAAAGAAGTACAAAGAGTAAAGAGAACAGAAACTAGAAgaagtgatgcagatgatgttTTAACACACGTCGAAGATAATAATTCAGGAAGTCAG GTATTGCAAGCCGGAACGCTTATTCAAGTTGTGTTAAACGAAGAAAATGCCATGTTAAAAAGCTTGCAACCTTTGTTGGAATGCAG TATGGACGATAAGAATCATCTTGTTTACTGCAACGATATTGATGCGCTGTTCGAAGCTTTCGGAATGGAGCATGAACCAAATGCTTGGAGATTATTCATAGACTCGTCTAAAACCAGTTTAAAAGCTGTATTATTGCACAACGGTAACAC GCATGCAACAGGGTTACACAAAGTATTGCTATTTCTTGTGTCTTTGGGACAGTCGCGACAGGGAAAACCATTACATAAAAAAGTGTGGCCGTTACGAAAAGCTTTTACACCAGGAactgaaaatgttttttatccACCTTTAGTGCAAaaggaaaatattattataccacCTTTGCATATAAAATTAGAATTGATGAAAAACTTCGTAAAAGCACTGAATCGCGAAGGTCAAgcttttcaatatttaaaaaaaaagtttacaaaaatGGCAGATGCCAAGTTAAAAGAAGGAATTTTCATAGGAGCTCATATTGAAGAATTAGTGAATGACAAGACTTTTAAAAGCACATTGAATAGCAAGGAAAAACAGGCCTAG